In Streptomyces sp. NBC_00569, a single genomic region encodes these proteins:
- a CDS encoding acyl-CoA dehydrogenase family protein: MPFAALDPVDPLNLEALLTDEERAVRDTVRQYLDDKVEPHIAEWFESGELPALPELAREFGKMGLLGMHLEGYGCAGMSARAYGIACRELEATDSGLRSFVSVQGSLAMFAIHRFGSEEQKQEWLPRMAAGEAIGCFGLTEPDHGSDPASMTTRARRDGDDWILDGRKMWITNGSVAAVAVVWAQTEDGVRGFVVPTDTPGFSAPLIKHKMSLRASVTSELVLDGVRLPASARLPEARGVGAPLTCLNEARYGIVWGVTGAARSAWQAAADYAGQREQFGKPIAAFQLTQQKLVDMALELHKATLTALRLADLKDSPAGVHPAQISFGKLNNVREAIEICRTARTILGANGISLEYPVIRHANNLESVLTYEGTTEMHTLALGQALTGHAAFR, from the coding sequence ATGCCGTTCGCCGCCCTCGACCCCGTCGACCCGCTGAACCTCGAAGCGCTCCTCACCGACGAGGAGCGGGCCGTGCGCGACACGGTCCGCCAGTACCTCGACGACAAGGTCGAGCCGCACATCGCCGAGTGGTTCGAGAGCGGGGAGCTGCCCGCACTGCCCGAACTCGCCCGCGAATTCGGCAAGATGGGCCTGCTCGGCATGCATCTGGAGGGCTACGGGTGCGCCGGCATGTCGGCCCGCGCGTACGGCATCGCATGCCGCGAGCTGGAGGCGACGGACTCCGGTCTGCGCTCCTTCGTGTCCGTGCAGGGTTCGCTGGCCATGTTCGCGATCCACCGCTTCGGCTCCGAGGAGCAGAAGCAGGAGTGGCTGCCGCGCATGGCCGCGGGCGAGGCCATCGGCTGCTTCGGCCTGACCGAGCCCGACCACGGCTCCGACCCGGCGTCCATGACGACGCGCGCGCGGCGTGACGGCGACGACTGGATCCTCGACGGCCGCAAGATGTGGATCACGAACGGCTCGGTCGCGGCCGTCGCCGTCGTGTGGGCGCAGACCGAGGACGGCGTGCGCGGCTTCGTCGTGCCCACCGACACCCCCGGCTTCTCGGCGCCGCTGATCAAGCACAAGATGTCGCTGCGGGCGAGCGTGACCAGCGAGCTGGTCCTCGACGGCGTACGCCTGCCCGCGTCCGCCCGGCTGCCCGAGGCGCGGGGCGTGGGCGCGCCGCTGACCTGCCTGAACGAGGCGCGCTACGGCATCGTGTGGGGCGTCACGGGCGCCGCGCGCTCGGCCTGGCAGGCGGCCGCCGACTACGCGGGCCAGCGCGAGCAGTTCGGCAAGCCGATCGCCGCGTTCCAGCTCACCCAGCAGAAGCTGGTCGACATGGCGCTCGAACTGCACAAGGCGACGCTGACGGCGCTGCGCCTGGCCGATCTGAAGGACTCGCCCGCCGGTGTCCACCCGGCGCAGATCAGCTTCGGCAAGCTGAACAACGTCCGTGAGGCCATCGAGATCTGCCGCACCGCCCGCACGATCCTCGGCGCCAACGGCATCTCGCTGGAGTACCCGGTGATCCGCCACGCCAACAACCTGGAGTCCGTGCTCACGTACGAGGGCACGACCGAGATGCACACCCTCGCCCTCGGTCAGGCGCTCACGGGTCACGCCGCCTTCCGCTGA
- a CDS encoding lipid-transfer protein gives MGKAYIVGVGMTRFEKPESRDWQYWDMAKEAGTKALDDAGVSYEDVEQVPVGYCFQASTAGQRAVYELGLTGVPVYNVNNNCATGSSALMLARQFVEGGINDCVLALGFEKMQRGALGGGADGGDFKTSPVARHYGVMAAKHGFEMSPPTAQIFGDAAREHMEKYGTTEAQLAAVGAKNHRHSVNNPYAQFQDPYTVDEILAAKTIHAPLTKLQCSPTSDGAAAAVVVSERFVELHDLGDKAVEIAAQAMTTDTGESFASGSCIDVVGQPMSRAAATRVYEASGLGIEDVDVIELHDCFSVNELLTYEALGMCAPGASGKLVEEGGTTYGGRWVVNPSGGLISKGHPLGATGIAQAAELTWQLRGEAGARQVRDARVGLAHNIGLGGAAVVTMLRRS, from the coding sequence ATGGGCAAGGCGTACATAGTCGGCGTCGGAATGACCAGGTTCGAGAAGCCCGAGAGCCGCGACTGGCAGTACTGGGACATGGCGAAGGAGGCCGGGACCAAGGCCCTCGACGACGCCGGCGTCTCCTACGAGGACGTGGAGCAGGTCCCCGTCGGCTACTGCTTCCAGGCCTCGACCGCCGGGCAGCGCGCGGTCTACGAACTCGGCCTGACCGGCGTACCCGTCTACAACGTCAACAACAACTGCGCGACGGGGTCGAGCGCGCTGATGCTCGCCCGGCAGTTCGTCGAGGGCGGCATCAACGACTGCGTACTGGCGCTCGGCTTCGAGAAGATGCAGCGCGGCGCGCTCGGCGGGGGAGCCGACGGGGGAGACTTCAAGACGTCACCGGTCGCCCGGCACTACGGCGTCATGGCCGCGAAGCACGGCTTCGAGATGTCCCCGCCCACCGCCCAGATCTTCGGCGACGCGGCCCGCGAGCACATGGAGAAGTACGGCACGACCGAGGCCCAGCTCGCCGCCGTGGGGGCCAAGAACCACCGGCACTCCGTGAACAACCCGTACGCCCAGTTCCAGGACCCGTACACCGTCGACGAGATCCTCGCCGCGAAGACCATCCACGCGCCGCTCACCAAGCTCCAGTGCTCACCCACCTCCGACGGCGCGGCGGCGGCCGTCGTCGTGTCGGAGCGGTTCGTCGAACTCCACGACCTCGGCGACAAGGCCGTCGAGATCGCCGCCCAGGCCATGACGACCGACACGGGGGAGTCCTTCGCCTCCGGCTCCTGCATCGACGTCGTCGGACAGCCCATGTCACGCGCCGCCGCCACCCGCGTCTACGAGGCGTCCGGGCTCGGCATCGAGGACGTCGACGTGATCGAGCTGCACGACTGCTTCTCCGTCAACGAACTCCTCACCTACGAAGCGCTCGGCATGTGCGCGCCGGGCGCCTCCGGCAAGCTCGTCGAGGAGGGCGGGACGACGTACGGCGGACGCTGGGTCGTGAACCCGTCGGGCGGTCTCATCTCCAAGGGCCACCCGCTCGGCGCCACCGGCATCGCCCAAGCGGCGGAACTCACCTGGCAGTTGAGGGGCGAGGCCGGTGCGCGACAGGTCCGGGACGCCCGCGTCGGACTCGCCCACAACATCGGTCTGGGCGGCGCCGCCGTCGTGACGATGCTGCGCAGGTCCTAG
- a CDS encoding DHA2 family efflux MFS transporter permease subunit, whose product MTLMLEAPVDTTTARKAAPPTWLVVAAACAGQFLVVLDVSVVNVALPSMRADLGLSATGLQWVVNAYSIAFAGFMLLGGRAGDLFGRKRMFLVGLGLFTLASLAGGLAQEGWQLLAARAVQGLGAAVLAPSTLTILTSAVPEGAARARAIATWTAVGAGGGAAGGLVGGVLTEGLDWRWVLLINVPLGALVFTAAARWIQESKAGGERRLDLPGAVLVTAGTATLAYGVVQTEAEGWGAAATLIPLGVALALIVTFLAVEARTRLPLMPLGLFRVRAVAAANAAMFVCGMGSFAMWFFMTLYAQNVLGYTPIEAGLALVPSSLAVVAGSKIAPRLMRRAGARAVAVSGVLVTTAGFTWQSTMSSHGGYVTAIMLPGMVMMAGAGLAMTPLASLATSGAAPGDAGLVSGLVNTSRTLGGSLGLAILSTVAAGRSGGGTGAQDLTDGYAAAFRWGAGILLVAVVLLVTWMPRAKESRQTVS is encoded by the coding sequence ATGACACTCATGCTTGAAGCCCCTGTCGACACCACGACCGCCCGCAAGGCCGCGCCGCCCACCTGGCTCGTCGTGGCCGCCGCCTGCGCCGGACAGTTCCTCGTCGTCCTCGACGTCTCCGTCGTCAACGTCGCCCTGCCGTCCATGCGAGCGGACCTGGGGCTCAGCGCCACCGGGCTGCAATGGGTGGTCAACGCCTACTCGATCGCGTTCGCCGGGTTCATGCTGCTCGGCGGGCGGGCCGGCGACCTCTTCGGGCGCAAGCGGATGTTCCTCGTGGGGCTCGGGCTCTTCACGCTCGCCTCCCTCGCGGGCGGCCTCGCGCAGGAGGGCTGGCAGCTCCTCGCCGCCCGCGCCGTCCAAGGGCTCGGCGCCGCGGTCCTCGCGCCGTCGACGCTCACCATCCTGACGTCCGCCGTCCCGGAGGGCGCCGCCCGCGCCCGGGCCATCGCGACCTGGACCGCCGTCGGGGCGGGCGGCGGCGCGGCCGGCGGCCTCGTCGGCGGCGTGCTCACCGAGGGCCTCGACTGGCGCTGGGTGCTGCTGATCAACGTCCCCCTGGGCGCTCTGGTGTTCACGGCCGCCGCCCGCTGGATCCAGGAGTCGAAGGCGGGCGGCGAGCGGCGCCTCGACCTGCCGGGCGCCGTCCTCGTCACGGCGGGCACCGCGACCCTCGCCTACGGCGTCGTGCAGACCGAGGCCGAGGGCTGGGGCGCCGCCGCGACCCTGATACCGCTCGGCGTCGCCCTGGCGCTGATCGTGACGTTCCTCGCCGTCGAGGCGCGCACGCGGCTGCCGCTGATGCCGCTCGGCCTGTTCCGGGTCCGCGCGGTCGCGGCGGCCAACGCGGCGATGTTCGTGTGCGGCATGGGCAGCTTCGCGATGTGGTTCTTCATGACCCTGTACGCGCAGAACGTCCTCGGCTACACCCCGATCGAGGCCGGCCTGGCCCTCGTGCCCAGCTCGCTCGCCGTCGTCGCCGGATCCAAGATCGCCCCGCGCCTGATGCGCCGCGCGGGCGCCCGGGCCGTCGCGGTGTCCGGCGTGCTCGTCACGACCGCCGGGTTCACCTGGCAGTCGACGATGAGTTCGCACGGCGGTTACGTCACCGCGATCATGCTGCCGGGCATGGTGATGATGGCGGGCGCCGGGCTCGCGATGACGCCGCTGGCCTCGCTCGCCACATCGGGGGCCGCGCCCGGGGACGCCGGTCTGGTGTCCGGACTCGTCAACACCTCGCGGACGCTGGGCGGTTCGCTGGGGCTCGCGATCCTGTCGACCGTGGCGGCCGGCCGCTCCGGCGGGGGAACCGGCGCCCAGGACCTCACCGACGGGTACGCGGCCGCGTTCCGCTGGGGCGCGGGGATCCTCCTGGTGGCGGTGGTCCTGCTGGTGACGTGGATGCCGCGCGCGAAGGAAAGCCGGCAGACGGTGAGTTGA
- a CDS encoding response regulator transcription factor → MPRDHRPAKSVRVLLAEDQGMMRGALALLLGLEEDIEVVAQVGRGDAIVGAALETRPDVALLDIELPGRSGLEAAADLREQCPDCRVLILTTFGRPGYLRRAMEAGAAGFLVKDGPVEDLAEAVRRVLRGETVIDPALAAAALSAGPNPLTTRECDVLKASVDGATVSDIAGKLHLSESTVRNYLSSAIGKTGTRNRMEAMREARQQGWL, encoded by the coding sequence ATGCCCCGGGACCACCGGCCCGCGAAGTCCGTACGAGTGCTCCTCGCCGAGGACCAGGGCATGATGCGGGGCGCGCTCGCGCTGCTGCTCGGTCTGGAGGAGGACATCGAGGTCGTCGCTCAGGTCGGGAGGGGAGACGCGATCGTCGGGGCGGCGCTGGAGACACGGCCCGACGTGGCGCTGCTCGACATCGAACTGCCGGGCCGCAGCGGCCTGGAGGCGGCGGCCGACCTGCGTGAGCAGTGCCCGGACTGCCGGGTCCTGATCCTGACGACCTTCGGCAGGCCGGGCTATCTGCGCCGGGCGATGGAGGCGGGCGCGGCCGGATTCCTGGTCAAGGACGGGCCGGTGGAGGATCTCGCGGAGGCGGTCCGGCGGGTCCTGCGCGGCGAGACGGTCATCGACCCGGCGCTCGCGGCGGCCGCGCTCAGCGCGGGCCCGAACCCGCTGACGACCCGCGAGTGCGACGTCCTGAAGGCGTCCGTGGACGGGGCCACGGTCTCCGACATCGCGGGCAAGCTGCACCTGTCGGAGTCGACGGTGCGCAACTATCTGTCCTCGGCCATCGGCAAGACAGGGACCCGTAACCGCATGGAGGCGATGCGGGAGGCGCGCCAGCAGGGGTGGCTGTGA
- a CDS encoding sensor histidine kinase, which yields MSWKHRVTCRIVELRDARQEWKADRDVWKAEWRAGGKGAKNSGAADQGGPMGPPPNGFALLPWLLMGLGAFSNLLQGKTANPWIGGIGLFVFNSLYISVVFQAFDKKRREARYTLLALIAMGLLTCGLAIAYGGSWLMFFPLLGLAVGAVVRGRRLGQVALGLSALAGTIGGLKEGWDALNIAYGTFLSTMVTAAILSLAEAVRELRAAREELAHRAVEQERLRFSRDLHDLLGHTLSVIVVKSEAARRLARRDLDAALTQVSDIESVGRQALTEIREAVTGYREGSLTTELDRARSALTAAGIEPVVRQSGPPLAAQTEALLGWVVREAVTNAVRHSGAARCEISVDGNPERVRLRVHDNGRGAAAEPPEPGVGGTGLRGLTERLGAAGGSLEAGPATRGFTVTAELPVLPGEVEPDAVPVPERAG from the coding sequence ATGTCCTGGAAGCACCGAGTCACCTGCCGGATCGTGGAGCTGCGGGACGCCCGCCAGGAGTGGAAGGCGGACCGGGACGTGTGGAAGGCGGAGTGGCGGGCCGGGGGCAAGGGCGCGAAGAACAGCGGGGCGGCTGACCAGGGCGGGCCCATGGGCCCGCCGCCGAACGGATTCGCGCTGCTGCCCTGGCTCCTGATGGGGCTCGGCGCCTTCTCGAACCTCCTCCAGGGCAAGACGGCCAACCCCTGGATCGGCGGCATCGGCCTGTTCGTCTTCAACAGCCTCTACATCTCGGTCGTGTTCCAGGCCTTCGACAAGAAGCGGCGCGAGGCCCGCTACACGCTCCTGGCGCTGATCGCGATGGGCCTGCTCACCTGCGGGCTGGCCATCGCCTACGGCGGCAGCTGGCTGATGTTCTTCCCGCTGCTCGGCCTCGCGGTGGGCGCGGTCGTGCGGGGCCGCCGCCTCGGCCAGGTCGCCCTCGGCCTGAGCGCGCTCGCCGGGACCATCGGCGGCCTCAAGGAGGGCTGGGACGCGCTCAACATCGCGTACGGCACGTTCCTGTCCACGATGGTGACCGCCGCGATCCTCTCCCTGGCCGAGGCGGTACGTGAACTGCGCGCCGCGCGAGAGGAGTTGGCGCACCGTGCGGTGGAGCAGGAGCGGCTGCGGTTCTCCCGCGACCTGCACGACCTGCTCGGGCACACGCTGTCCGTGATCGTGGTGAAGTCGGAGGCGGCCCGCCGGCTCGCCCGCCGCGACCTCGACGCGGCGCTCACGCAGGTGTCGGACATCGAGTCCGTCGGCCGGCAGGCGCTGACCGAGATCCGCGAGGCGGTCACCGGATACCGCGAGGGCAGTCTCACCACCGAGCTCGACCGCGCCCGCTCGGCGCTCACGGCGGCCGGGATCGAGCCTGTCGTACGCCAGTCGGGCCCGCCGCTCGCCGCGCAGACGGAGGCGCTGCTCGGCTGGGTGGTGCGGGAGGCCGTCACGAACGCGGTGCGCCACAGCGGGGCGGCGCGCTGCGAGATCTCCGTGGACGGCAACCCGGAGCGCGTACGGCTCAGGGTCCACGACAACGGGCGCGGCGCCGCGGCCGAGCCGCCCGAGCCGGGCGTCGGCGGTACCGGCCTGCGGGGCCTGACCGAGCGGCTCGGCGCGGCGGGCGGCTCCCTGGAGGCGGGGCCGGCCACGCGCGGCTTCACGGTGACGGCCGAACTCCCGGTCCTGCCGGGCGAAGTGGAGCCGGACGCGGTGCCGGTGCCGGAACGCGCGGGGTGA
- a CDS encoding ABC transporter permease: MIDYLRLEVRRTLRDTMFVIFGVGMPVMMYVLFTNLGENDPEWKTISMVGMAAYGAVGSALSTGGGVAEDKTIGWLRQLRVTPMTPRQVVAGRALTGSVTVLPSIAAVLVAGGLVNGVRLDVWQWAAVALLLWLGSIPFTLLGLGNGYRLTAQTTGVANMVCNLGLSVLGGLWFPIALFPGWLQSVSSYTPTNRFAQLGTAVADGHAPSAAAVTVLAAWLLAFGSYAVVSYRRAARTI; this comes from the coding sequence ATGATCGACTACCTGAGGCTCGAAGTGCGCAGGACCCTGCGCGACACCATGTTCGTGATCTTCGGTGTCGGGATGCCGGTGATGATGTACGTGCTGTTCACCAACCTCGGCGAGAACGACCCCGAGTGGAAGACGATCTCCATGGTCGGCATGGCCGCGTACGGCGCGGTGGGCTCGGCCCTCAGCACCGGCGGCGGGGTCGCCGAGGACAAGACGATCGGGTGGCTGCGGCAGCTGCGGGTCACCCCGATGACGCCGCGCCAGGTGGTGGCGGGCCGGGCCCTGACGGGATCCGTGACGGTACTTCCGTCGATCGCGGCGGTGCTCGTCGCGGGCGGCCTGGTCAACGGGGTGCGGCTGGACGTATGGCAGTGGGCCGCCGTCGCGCTGCTGCTGTGGCTCGGCTCGATCCCCTTCACCCTGCTCGGTCTCGGCAACGGCTACCGGCTGACCGCGCAGACCACGGGGGTCGCGAACATGGTGTGCAACCTGGGGCTCTCCGTCCTCGGCGGCCTGTGGTTCCCGATCGCGCTCTTCCCCGGGTGGCTGCAGTCCGTGTCGTCGTACACACCGACGAACCGGTTCGCGCAGCTCGGTACGGCCGTGGCCGACGGGCACGCGCCGTCGGCCGCCGCGGTCACGGTGCTCGCCGCCTGGCTGCTGGCCTTCGGTTCGTACGCTGTGGTGTCGTACCGCAGGGCCGCGCGGACCATCTGA
- a CDS encoding ABC transporter ATP-binding protein has product MTKTDGTPVAVSFTGAVKTFGAVRAVDGVDLEIRRGETVALLGRNGAGKSSTIALLLGLDTPDEGTVSLFGGTPEQAVRAGQVGAMLQEGRAVPRVTVRELVSFVAGRYPAPMPVADALALAGIEELAQRRVDKLSGGQTQRVRFAVALAGNPALLVLDEPTAALDVEARHAFWTSMRAYARRGHTVLFSTHYLEEADAHADRIVVIDHGKVVAVGSGEELKRAAGGSLVSFDLAGRGTEGLLLLPGVTAVEVRGDRARLRTDDSDATVIALAALDAIRGLEVAPASLDDAFMALTSGSDGRPGSGSDDRTGSGSDTDLETVR; this is encoded by the coding sequence ATGACGAAGACAGACGGGACACCGGTGGCCGTGTCCTTCACGGGGGCGGTCAAGACATTCGGCGCGGTGCGCGCCGTCGACGGGGTCGATCTGGAGATACGGCGCGGCGAGACCGTCGCCCTGCTCGGCCGCAACGGCGCGGGCAAGTCCTCCACGATCGCCCTCCTGCTCGGCCTGGACACCCCGGACGAGGGGACGGTCTCCCTCTTCGGAGGCACGCCGGAGCAGGCGGTGCGCGCCGGTCAGGTCGGCGCGATGCTCCAGGAGGGCCGAGCGGTCCCCCGGGTCACGGTCCGTGAGCTGGTCTCCTTCGTGGCGGGCCGCTATCCGGCGCCGATGCCCGTCGCCGACGCGCTCGCGCTGGCCGGCATCGAGGAGCTCGCGCAGCGGCGCGTCGACAAGCTGTCCGGCGGCCAGACCCAGCGGGTCCGGTTCGCCGTGGCCCTGGCCGGGAACCCGGCCCTGCTCGTGCTCGACGAGCCGACGGCCGCCCTCGACGTGGAGGCACGGCACGCCTTCTGGACGTCGATGCGGGCCTACGCGCGGCGCGGCCACACGGTGCTCTTCTCCACGCACTACCTGGAGGAGGCCGACGCCCACGCCGACCGGATCGTCGTCATCGACCACGGCAAGGTCGTCGCGGTGGGCTCCGGCGAGGAGCTGAAGCGGGCCGCGGGCGGCAGCCTCGTCTCGTTCGACCTGGCCGGGCGCGGCACGGAGGGCCTGTTGCTGCTGCCCGGCGTGACGGCCGTGGAGGTCCGGGGAGACCGGGCCAGGCTGCGTACGGACGACTCGGACGCGACGGTGATCGCGCTGGCCGCACTGGACGCGATCCGGGGCCTCGAGGTCGCGCCGGCCTCGCTCGACGACGCGTTCATGGCGCTGACCAGCGGTTCGGACGGCCGTCCCGGCAGCGGCTCCGACGACCGCACCGGCAGCGGTTCCGACACGGATCTGGAGACGGTTCGATGA
- a CDS encoding MaoC/PaaZ C-terminal domain-containing protein, whose amino-acid sequence MPIDAAKAVAAEPRSAEITWDHKDIQLYHLGLGAGTPATDPDELRYTLESRLHVLPSFATVAGAGMGVVGGLSAPGIDVNLAHVLHGGQSVELHRPIPVKGSATSTSRVAAVHDKGKAAILVLRTEVADADGPLWTSDAQIFVRGEGGFGGDRGPTTRLEAPTGEPDRTVDRPVREDQALLYRLSGDWNPLHADPEFAKLAGFDRPILHGLCSYGMTLKAVVDTLLDGDVSRVRSYATRFTGVVFPGETLRIRMWRSEGRIQVTVTAVERDEAPVLADTIVEHA is encoded by the coding sequence ATGCCGATCGACGCCGCCAAGGCCGTAGCCGCCGAACCCCGGTCCGCCGAGATCACCTGGGACCACAAGGACATCCAGCTCTACCACCTCGGCCTCGGCGCGGGCACCCCCGCCACCGACCCCGACGAGCTGCGCTACACCCTCGAGTCCCGGCTGCACGTCCTGCCCAGCTTCGCCACCGTCGCCGGCGCCGGAATGGGCGTCGTCGGCGGCCTCTCCGCCCCCGGCATCGACGTCAACCTCGCCCACGTCCTGCACGGCGGGCAGAGCGTCGAACTGCACCGGCCCATCCCGGTCAAGGGCAGCGCGACCTCCACCTCGCGGGTCGCCGCCGTCCACGACAAGGGCAAGGCCGCCATCCTCGTCCTGCGCACCGAGGTCGCCGACGCGGACGGCCCCCTGTGGACCAGCGACGCGCAGATCTTCGTCCGCGGCGAGGGCGGCTTCGGCGGCGACCGCGGACCCACCACCCGACTCGAAGCACCCACCGGCGAACCGGACCGCACCGTCGACCGCCCCGTCCGCGAGGACCAGGCACTCCTGTACCGGCTCTCCGGCGACTGGAACCCCCTGCACGCCGACCCTGAGTTCGCCAAGCTCGCCGGCTTCGACAGGCCCATCCTGCACGGCCTGTGCTCCTACGGCATGACGCTCAAAGCGGTCGTCGACACGCTGCTCGACGGCGACGTGTCCCGCGTGCGGTCCTACGCGACGCGGTTCACCGGAGTCGTCTTCCCGGGCGAGACGCTGCGGATCCGGATGTGGCGCTCCGAGGGCCGGATCCAGGTCACCGTCACCGCCGTCGAGCGGGACGAGGCACCCGTACTCGCCGACACCATCGTCGAACACGCCTGA
- a CDS encoding Zn-dependent alcohol dehydrogenase yields MRAAVLHEIGQDKLEVLDDVEAVGFGPGKVKIRVRATGLCHSDVSAMNGVLPQPAPFIPGHEGAGEILDVGDGVTNVKPGDRVLVCWLPACGACPACKRGQTQLCLAGFMNAGTPNFKRPGGDVFGFAGTGTFTEEVVVDAGCAVPIPDDVPFDIAALIGCGVTTGLGAAINTADVAAGSSVAVIGCGGVGISAIQGARLKGAAQIVAVDPVASRREAALRFGATEAVAPDALGDAKQRITAGEGFDYVFEVVGKSATARTAYETTRRGGTLCIVGAGALDDFLQLNMFELFFDEKKILPSMYGGGDVLTSYERAIALWRAGRIDLESLITHRVQLGEINEALEQMRSGTALRTCIEI; encoded by the coding sequence ATGCGCGCAGCCGTACTGCACGAGATAGGCCAGGACAAACTCGAGGTACTCGACGACGTCGAGGCGGTGGGCTTCGGCCCCGGCAAGGTGAAGATCCGGGTCAGGGCCACCGGACTGTGCCACTCCGACGTGTCCGCCATGAACGGCGTGCTGCCGCAGCCCGCCCCCTTCATCCCCGGCCACGAGGGCGCCGGCGAGATCCTCGACGTCGGCGACGGCGTCACGAACGTCAAGCCGGGCGACCGCGTCCTCGTCTGCTGGCTCCCGGCCTGCGGCGCCTGTCCGGCGTGCAAACGCGGCCAGACCCAGCTCTGCCTCGCCGGGTTCATGAACGCCGGCACCCCCAACTTCAAGCGCCCCGGCGGTGACGTCTTCGGCTTCGCCGGTACCGGCACCTTCACCGAGGAGGTCGTCGTCGACGCGGGCTGCGCCGTGCCCATCCCCGACGACGTGCCCTTCGACATCGCGGCCCTCATCGGCTGCGGCGTCACCACCGGGCTCGGCGCCGCCATCAACACCGCGGACGTGGCGGCCGGTTCGTCCGTCGCAGTCATCGGCTGCGGCGGCGTCGGCATCTCCGCGATCCAGGGCGCCCGGCTCAAGGGCGCCGCGCAGATCGTCGCCGTCGACCCCGTCGCCTCACGCCGCGAGGCCGCGCTCAGGTTCGGCGCCACCGAGGCCGTCGCCCCCGACGCCCTCGGCGACGCCAAGCAGCGCATCACCGCGGGCGAGGGCTTCGACTACGTCTTCGAGGTCGTCGGCAAGTCCGCCACGGCCCGCACCGCCTACGAGACGACGCGGCGCGGCGGCACCCTGTGCATCGTCGGCGCGGGCGCCCTCGACGACTTCCTCCAGCTCAACATGTTCGAGCTGTTCTTCGACGAGAAGAAGATCCTGCCGTCCATGTACGGCGGCGGCGACGTCCTGACGTCCTACGAGCGGGCCATCGCCCTGTGGCGGGCCGGCCGCATCGACCTGGAGAGCCTCATCACGCACCGCGTGCAGCTCGGGGAGATCAACGAAGCCCTCGAGCAGATGCGGTCGGGCACCGCGCTGCGCACCTGCATCGAAATCTGA
- a CDS encoding 3-oxoacyl-ACP reductase: MASESLPLQGLSAIVTGAGRGLGRAEALELARLGASVVVNDFGQPGRDGSGGADATPAEEVAAEIRAAGGRAVAHLGDVADHEQARALVQLAVDTYGKLDILVNNAGILRDRMIFSMSEDEWDTVIRVHLKGHFNTTHFASVHWRARSKAAGAPVYGRIVNTSSEAFLAGSAGQPNYAAAKGGIVGLTTSTALALGKYGVTSNVICPRARTRMTEDVFAAVYPIKRGAEPGAGELDPLAPEHVAPLVGYLASPAAGNVNGQLLVVHGGMVAVVERPKVSAKFDTAKDAFSYEELDALLTPHYADRPPNETFAAAEVLGLKHA, encoded by the coding sequence ATGGCTTCAGAGTCACTGCCGCTTCAGGGCCTGTCCGCGATCGTCACCGGCGCGGGCCGCGGCCTCGGCCGGGCGGAGGCGCTCGAACTCGCCCGGCTCGGCGCGAGCGTCGTCGTCAACGACTTCGGACAGCCGGGACGCGACGGATCCGGCGGCGCCGACGCCACCCCGGCCGAGGAGGTCGCCGCCGAGATCCGGGCCGCGGGCGGCCGGGCCGTCGCCCACCTCGGCGACGTCGCCGACCACGAACAGGCCCGCGCGCTGGTCCAGTTGGCCGTCGACACGTACGGAAAGCTCGACATCCTCGTCAACAACGCGGGCATCCTGCGCGACCGCATGATCTTCTCGATGAGCGAGGACGAGTGGGACACGGTCATCCGCGTCCACCTCAAGGGCCACTTCAACACGACCCACTTCGCGTCCGTCCACTGGCGCGCACGCTCCAAGGCGGCGGGAGCACCGGTCTACGGCCGCATCGTCAACACCTCGTCCGAGGCGTTCCTCGCCGGCTCGGCCGGACAGCCCAACTACGCGGCGGCGAAGGGCGGCATCGTCGGCCTGACGACCTCCACGGCACTCGCCCTCGGCAAGTACGGCGTCACGTCCAACGTCATCTGCCCCCGCGCCCGCACCCGGATGACCGAGGACGTCTTCGCGGCCGTCTATCCGATCAAGAGGGGCGCGGAGCCCGGAGCCGGCGAGCTCGACCCGCTGGCCCCCGAGCACGTCGCCCCGCTCGTCGGCTACCTCGCGTCCCCGGCCGCCGGGAACGTCAACGGCCAGCTGCTCGTCGTGCACGGCGGCATGGTCGCCGTCGTCGAACGCCCCAAGGTCTCCGCCAAGTTCGACACCGCGAAGGACGCGTTCAGTTACGAGGAGCTGGACGCGCTGCTCACCCCGCACTACGCGGACCGGCCGCCGAACGAGACGTTCGCCGCGGCCGAGGTGCTCGGCCTCAAACACGCCTGA